From one Dama dama isolate Ldn47 chromosome 4, ASM3311817v1, whole genome shotgun sequence genomic stretch:
- the LOC133051781 gene encoding glutaredoxin-1-like, with amino-acid sequence MAQAFVNSNIQSGKVVVFIKPTCPYGRRTQELLSQLPFKQGRLEFVNITANGDTNEIQDYLQQLTGARMVPPVFIGKECIGGCTDLVTMHERGELLTRLKQIGALQ; translated from the coding sequence ATGGCTCAAGCATTCGTGAACAGCAACATCCAATCTGGGAAGGTGGTTGTGTTCATCAAGCCCACCTGCCCCTACGGCAGAAGGACTCAGGAGCTCCTCAGCCAACTGCCCTTCAAACAAGGGCGTTTGGAATTTGTCAACATCACAGCCAACGGCGACACCAATGAGATTCAAGATTACTTGCAACAGCTCACAGGAGCCAGAATGGTACCTCCGGTCTTCATCGGTAAAGAGTGCATAGGTGGATGCACTGATCTAGTAACTATGCATGAGAGAGGGGAACTGTTGACACGGCTAAAGCAAATTGGAGCTCTGCAATAA